Below is a window of Gemmatimonadaceae bacterium DNA.
ATGTACAGTTGAATATGGTCCATGCCTGTTGTTGCGATCCATTCCACATCCTTCTTGCTGAACCACCGTGGGTCGGCATACGCAAATGAGTCAATCGGATAGCCTGTCCAGTGGTTCAGCGATACTCCGTTCTTGAAGGAGAAGGCTGATCCTGCTCTTCCTGCGTTGAGCTTCCTGCTCGCCGGGCACCCAAGCACGAACACGAGCAGAATGGTGATGCTTGACAAGTGGCTGACCCGCTTCAATGGTGTCATCTGCAATGCCGTGTGGTGTTGTGTGGCTGGCGCTTCACCATGACCGCTGACGACCGGGTGTTGCCGCAGTTGGGGAATCGACCAACTGTCCGCCCGGAACCGAAGCAAGAGTAATTGCGGAAAGCTGAACGTGACGTGGCCACGGGGGTTGGGCGCGGAATGGCGCCTTGGGCCGACGCGGCGCCGCGCCCCGCGAACACATCAACCGGGTGAGCGCAGGTTCCACGTCGGGCGCACTCATCCGACGCGGCCAGCGCCGGCTCGGAGTTTCACGACCCGGCTATCGGCGCCGCCTTTTCGCCTGCTCGAGCCGATTCAGGTGCCCGAGGATGTGATCCCTCACGATCTCCAGGTGCTCGTCGGGTGTGTACTCCCGCGAGCCCCTGCGATACGGTATCCTGGTGTCGGAAGGGAGCGTCAGGATCATGCGCCGGATCACTCGCTGCGCACGCCGGATTCGACCTCCGACCTGCGCGACACTCATCCCGCGCGAGCGCTCCAGGCTCGTCCGGTCACGACGCTCCCAATATGCGCGCGACGCTCAGTTCCCGCGAACGAACGTCAGGTCCAGCGACGCGGCACTGTCGGGTCTGAACCGCACGCGCAAGGTCTGCGCGTCGGGTGCTCGCGCCACGATCACACTGCGTGCCGCCGGCGCACCACTGACTGACAGCCTGCCGACCAGCGAGTCGCCGTCGATCTGTCCGCCGCCTTCCCACGCAACGCCTGAGAACGCGAGCCGCACACCAAGCACACCCGTCTGGCCCGAAGTCGATGCGACCGACAGGCCGATGAACGTGAGCGACGGTGTCACGGAGCGCCACGTCCCCGCGAACACCGCAGGTGACGACGCCCTGGGCGCACCGCCACCGGGCGCGGCCGGATCAGCCACGCACGCGATGGTCCCGCACACCGCGATCATCAACATTCGACGCATCATCTGGCCTCCGGACTGGGCTCCCCGCTCCAGCCTACTCCCGAAACCGAGGCTCCGTCACCTCGACGCTTCCGTGATCAGTCGTTGCAGCTCCGCCCGCACGCCGGGCAGCACCGCGTCGCCGCGGGGCGTACCCATCAGGTTGTCCATCTGGTACGGATCACGCTGGAGGTCGTACAGCTCGTCCATCCCCGGCAGTTCACGGTACGTGATGTAGGTGTACCGTTCCGTCCGCACGGCGTCGTACCCCATGCGGAACGTGCGTGGGAAGACGATGTCGGTGTAATACTCGAGGAACAGTGAGGACCGCCACGGCACCGTGCGCCCGCGAAGCAGCGGCACCAGTGACGCACCCTGGCGCCGCACGGTGTCGCGCACGCCGGCAAGCTCCAGCATCGTGGACGCGAAGTCGATCGTCTGCACCAGCTGACTCGGCGTGGATCCCGCGCGTGCCACGCCCGGGTAGCGAACGATCAGCGGGATGCGCGCCGTCTCCTCGTACGCCAGGCGACGCTCCTGGTCCAGGCCGTGCTCGCCATAGAAGTAGCCATGGTCGCTCGTCAGCACGATGACGGTGTTCTCGAGTTGGCCCAGCGAATCGAGTGTCGCGCGCAGCCGGCCCAGCGACTCGTCCACACCGAGCAGCATCTCCAGGCGCGCCCGGATGTCCGTGTCGCTCGTGCCGGTTGCGGGTGACAGGGCCGGCAGGCCGGGAAGGCGGCGTTCCAGCGCCGGCTTCCTGACGGGTGGCGTCAGCGCGTTCGGCCGACGCGGGACGACCGCCGTGGCATAGCGCCCGGCATGTCGTGGCGCCGGCACGAATCCCTCGGGCTGGCCCTCGCGCATCGCGCCTCGCGTGCCGTCATTCGCCTGCACGACGTTCGGGTGCAGCGCCTTGTGCGCGAGGAAGACCATGAACGGCGCCTGACTCGAGTCCTTGAGGAACGCCACCACCCGATCCGTGAGCACGTCGGTGACGTAGCCCTCGACGATGCGGCGGCTCCCGTCGATGTTCAGTGACGGATTGACCGCCTCGCCCTGCCCGCGCATGGCCACCCAGTGCGACCAACCGGGCCGCGGCGAGTCGTCGTTCCCCATGTGCCACTTGCCGAAGAAACCCGTGCGGTACCCCGCAGCCTGCAACGGGATCGCGAAGGTGGCGAGCCGATGGCTCGCCGAGTCGCGCGCCGTGTTGTCGACGATGCCATTCCTGCGGACATACTGGCCCGTGAGGATGCTGGCGCGGCTGGGGCTGCACAGCGGCGTGCTGGCGAAGGCGTTGGTGAATCGTGCGCCCTCGGCGGCCAGCCGGTCGATGTTCGGCGTCTGCACGAACGGGTGACCGGCGACACCGATGTCGTCCCACCGGAGGTCATCCACCAGCACGAACACGATGTTCGGGCGCTGGGTGCCTTCGGCGGGGCCGCGCTGCACCGCCGTCGCGCAACCGGACAGGGTGAGCAGCAGCGTCATCGACAGGACGGTGAGGAAGCGGCGCATCGGGAATACACTACCTCCCCCCGCGCCCGGGCACCACATTGAGGGCGTGCGCCAGTCTTTCACCGTCGTGACGATCGTTCTCCTGTCGTGCGCAGCCGGGTGTGCGCCCGCCGTCGACGCGCCACCACGCCGCGAGTCGGCAGCCAGCCCCGCCGCGGCGCCAGCGCCGGCGCCAGCGGGCTGGGTCTGGATCCCGGGAGGCACGTTCGCCATGGGCGACGCCGGCCCGCACGCCCTCGCCCACGAACAGCCCGTGCACCCCGTGCAGGTGGGCGGGTTCTACATGATGGTCGATGTCGTCACGAACGCGGAGTTCACCGCGTTCGTCGAGGCAACAGGCTACGTGACCGTGGCGGAGCGCGTGCCCGTGCTCGCGGAGATCATGCGTGGCTTGCCGCCTGGCAGCCCTCCGCCGCCCGCGGCAGCCTTGGTGCCTGGCTCACTGGTCTTCACGCCTGCGCCCGGCACCGTCGACCTGCACGACGTGTCACGGTGGTGGCGCTGGACCCCGGGGGCCAGCTGGCGGCATCCGGCGGGACCACGCAGCACGATCGCCGGCAAGCAGCAGCATCCGGTGGTGCACGTGGCGTGGGACGATGCGGTGGCCTACGCGCAGTGGATTGGCGGGCGCTTGCCGACCGAGGCCGAGTGGGAGTTCGCTGCGCGCGGCGGTCGCGAGCACGCCACGTACACGTGGGGTGACGCGCCACACGACTCGGCACACCCGCAGGC
It encodes the following:
- a CDS encoding sulfatase; the encoded protein is MRRFLTVLSMTLLLTLSGCATAVQRGPAEGTQRPNIVFVLVDDLRWDDIGVAGHPFVQTPNIDRLAAEGARFTNAFASTPLCSPSRASILTGQYVRRNGIVDNTARDSASHRLATFAIPLQAAGYRTGFFGKWHMGNDDSPRPGWSHWVAMRGQGEAVNPSLNIDGSRRIVEGYVTDVLTDRVVAFLKDSSQAPFMVFLAHKALHPNVVQANDGTRGAMREGQPEGFVPAPRHAGRYATAVVPRRPNALTPPVRKPALERRLPGLPALSPATGTSDTDIRARLEMLLGVDESLGRLRATLDSLGQLENTVIVLTSDHGYFYGEHGLDQERRLAYEETARIPLIVRYPGVARAGSTPSQLVQTIDFASTMLELAGVRDTVRRQGASLVPLLRGRTVPWRSSLFLEYYTDIVFPRTFRMGYDAVRTERYTYITYRELPGMDELYDLQRDPYQMDNLMGTPRGDAVLPGVRAELQRLITEASR
- a CDS encoding formylglycine-generating enzyme family protein, coding for MRQSFTVVTIVLLSCAAGCAPAVDAPPRRESAASPAAAPAPAPAGWVWIPGGTFAMGDAGPHALAHEQPVHPVQVGGFYMMVDVVTNAEFTAFVEATGYVTVAERVPVLAEIMRGLPPGSPPPPAAALVPGSLVFTPAPGTVDLHDVSRWWRWTPGASWRHPAGPRSTIAGKQQHPVVHVAWDDAVAYAQWIGGRLPTEAEWEFAARGGREHATYTWGDAPHDSAHPQAHIYEGTFPSHPAEPVAVGTFPANGYGLHDMSGNVWQWTADWYRPDTYLRRAGAVAVIDPTGPTGGTDPRTEGEPARVIRGGSFLCSDVYCRGYRVSARGTGAPDTGASHIGFRVVVPRLGPGVPRRLTGHGRRTSGREPA